GGGAATTCCGAGGCCTTAAACCATATACGAGCCATGATCGACAAGGTGGCCGTTTCCGATGCCCGGATACTGGTCACCGGGCCTAACGGTTCCGGGAAAGAACTCGTTGCCCACCAATTGCACGAGCTAAGCCACCGCAAGGACAATGCCTTTGTCGAGGTAAACTGTGCCGCCATCCCCTCGGAACTCATCGAGAGCGAGTTATTCGGGCATGAGAAAGGTTCTTTCACCTCGGCCATCAAGCAAAAGAAAGGGAAATTCGAACTCGCCAACGGGGGAACGCTCTTCCTCGACGAAATCGGTGACATGAGCCTCAACGCCCAAGCCAAAGTGCTGAGAGCTTTGCAGGAACAAAAGATAACCCGTGTCGGTGGGGATGCCGATATTAATGTAGACGTGCGAGTCATTGCCGCCACGAACAAGAATTTGAAAGAAGAAATCAAGAAGGGAAATTTCCGGGAAGACCTCTATCACCGGTTAAGCGTGATTATTATTGACGTACCTCCTTTGTGCCAGCGTCTGGAAGACATTGATGCTTTGGCCAATCACTTCTTGACAGAAGTATGCACGGAAATGGGCATCGCCCCCAAAACGCTTTCTCCCGATGCCATCGCCGCACTGAAGGAGTGCGAATGGACGGGTAATATCCGTGAATTACGTAACGTCGTGGAACGATTAGTCATTCTTTGTGGCAACACCATTACCCGGGAAGACGTGAGGATGTACAGATAATGGAAAGATAAAAGAAAAAAGATAAAAACTAAAAGTTGAAAAACCTGTAACTTGTAACTTGCTAACCTGTAACTCGCCGAAGGCGAATCCCGGCAGGAATATAAAATTTAAAATTAGCTCGTTTTATGGGAAAAGATAATAAACTACATATTATATTATTGGGCCGGAGAAACAGCGGGAAAAGCTCGCTGATAAATGCCCTGACAGGTCAGAATATTGCTATCGTTTCGGATGTGGCCGGAACCACTACCGACCTCGTGAAAAGAAGTTATGAAATCCCGGACTTTGCATCCGTTATCTTTATCGATACGGCAGGTATCGACGACACGGGAACTTTGGGTGAAATGCGGGTGGAAAAAACCCGGAATGCTATATCTCAAGCTGATATGGCCCTACTCGTGATCACGGATAACCGTTTTGAAGAACACGAACAACAACTTGCCGAACAGTTAAAGAAACTGGAAACCCTGTTTCTAGTAATCCACAACAAACGGGACGAAGTCGCCTTAACTCCCGATTTAAAGGAAAAATTAACGGCTACCTACAACTGTCCCGTAATCGACTTCTCCACCCGGGAAGATAACACGACCCCGATCCTAGATACACTGAAAAGTGTATGGAAAAAAGACAACGCCCCGAAATCTTTGATCGGTGATTTACTTACCCCCGGGGACATCGTGTTGCTGATCACCCCGATTGATTCCGAAGCCCCCGCCGGGCGACTCATCCTGCCGCAAGTACAGATGATCCGGGATATTCTCGACAACCGTTGCGTCTCCATCGCCTTGCAACCGGAAGAAGTCACTTCCTTTCTGGAAAAAACGGGTATCCGCCCCCGTCTTGCGATAGCCGATAGTCAAGTATTCAAAAAAGTGGCTGCCATCATCTCCCCGGAGATTCCCCTCACGAGTTTTAGCATCGTTCTTGCCCGCCACAAGGGAAACTTCAAGGCTTATCTCGCCGGGACACCCCGGATCGAAGAACTGAAAGAAGGAGATCGCATATTGATGCTGGAGTCCTGCTCACATCACGTTTCCTGTGAGGACATCGGCCGTCACAAAATTCCCCGTTGGTTACAGGAACACACTGGGAAAAACTTCCAGTTCGATTTCATCGTCGGTCTAGATGCGATCACTCGCCCCATCACCGACTATGCCATGGTTATCCAGTGCGGTGGTTGCATGATCACCGGGAAACAATTGAAAAACAGGCTCCAACCTGCCATCGACGCAGGAATACCTGTTAGTAATTATGGAATGACGATTGCTTACCTACATGGAATATTCGAAAGGGCAACGAAAGAACTTACTGATTTTAAATTTTAGATTTTAAATTTAAAATTGAGCTACCCCCTTTGGCTCCCCTTACACAAGTGAAGAGGAGTTAAAGGAGGTAGTTAAAGAGGTTTCCTCGTGCGACCTAATCTAAAATCTAAATTATTAAATCGTTATCCCGAACCCTACCGCAAAAGGTCGCAACTCCGGTGCCCGGTTCTTGTTAAACATATTGGTCAACGAGTAGTTTCCCCAGATACACACGCCACGGTAACCAACCCGGAGCGTGTAATCAACTTTAAAAGGAACCATCCCATAACTCCCGTTCTCTTTCAATTTACGTTTATTTCCCTTTTCACTCGTGTAAACGACTTTTGTCTTAGAGTGCAGGCGAATTCCCCCGATGAACCCAGTGGAGACATAAAACCTTTTCCAATGTGGAGCTGGGATTTGTTTTTCCAACATCAAAGGTATCGTTAAATAAAGAGCTTTGAAAGTACTCCGTTTCACCTCCTCGATTCCCAAGTCAGACAATGGCACAGCGTGAAGCATCTCGCCTTTCTTGCGGCGGACAGTTATATCACCGTCAAAACACAGGCGGGAGTAGTCAAGACCGAATCCCGTGAATATACCGAAACGCTGCCGGGGGCTCAACCCGAAACTAAACCTGGCAAAGTTGAAGTGCATCGTGAACGAACTCGCCCAATCCAACTCCATGAAATTATCGCCGCCATACTTGGAATAATTGGTTTTCCCGAAGTTCACGAACCCGAAATAGAACCCGTTCCAATGCCCGCGGAACTTGTTAGGACGAGGCACCTTACCGGAAAGAGCATTGAACACCCTAGAATCTAGAGGAGGTTTGACCATGTTGTTTATCCTTTCTTCCTCGCTTTCCCGCACCGTGTTGTCCCAGATAATCATTTCTGTTTCCTTGCCGAGGGTGTCGATGACCTGCCCTTTCTTGCGAATGGTGTCCTTCCGCCAGCCGTCGTTGACAATCACGCTATCCCGTTGCCCCGCGGCAGACAGTCCCCACACCATCAAAATGATAAAAGCTGCTATTATTCTCATAACCTTATTTTTATTTCTTACATGACGTTTAAGTTTCCCGATTAGTTACAAGCTCTCTATATCTTTTTTCTCTTTAGCCCGGAGACGTTCCAGCACGTTCTTTCCCACATCAATCAAGTTATTCACGATGTTATCTGACTTTCCCGACCGGGTAATCAATTGAAACACGGGTTCTCGTTGTTCTTTCACCGATGCCCGGAATTGAAGTCCCTCGTACGGGGAAGTCAGAATCTCGTTCGGTTGCGGAGCCATGATCTCCACGGGAACCTTCAGTTGCTTTTTCAATTCGATAACATCCGGCGGGATCACCCGTTCCACGACCACGACTGTCTCTCCCGCCTCTGCCTCCCGTTTCATAAACTGCTCCCTCTCAATCTCCGGTTCCATTATTGCCTCCGGTTCCGGTACCCCCGGTAACAAGATTGTCTCCGTCTTAACCACGGTCACGGGTAAATCCTCCATGGAAAATTCTTCTTTTTTCGTGGAATAAATAGCCACCACGATCCCCAAGGCCACTACCGCAGCGATAGCCGCATAGCGTTTGACGAAAAGTACCGCCCCGGACTTACGATACACCCCTGCTTTCCCCTCGAATCGACATGTCGGGTCAGGCTTTACTTTAATCTTGGCACACGTTTCAACTTCCCGTTCAAACACATCTTTATTGACATTCCCGTCCACCCACGCCTGTTCTTCATCCGTGATAACACCCTCGGCGGCAGCAATAGCATAATATTCAATTTCCCTTTCCCATACCGTTCGTTTTATCTCTTCTTTTTTACCGAAAACTTCCGCAGGAACTTCCAGCCGCACCTCGTCCATCCCGTCAAGTAACTCCCGCAAGTCGGGGTGAACCAGCAAGAATGCCTCCACCTCTGCCTGTTCTCTCGCCGACAAGTTCCCATCCATGTACTCCATGAAATAAATCTCGTAATTCTCTCTCGTTATCATATCTCCTCCCGCTTAAACAACCACATCCGGCCTGCGGATGTAGGCTTTCATAAATGCTCTCGCCCGAAAGATGTACACTTTCACCTGCGATTCGTTCAACCCCGTGATCCCAGCAATCTCCCCGTAAGAATACGCCTCGTAGTCCCGCAGGAGAATCACCGTTTTCTGCACCGGGGGCAATTTTTCTAAGGCCATATTCAATATTTCTTGTAACCCCGTGTATTCCTCCCGCACCTCCCCGGCCCGGTCTGCCACGGTCTCAATATCCCCAAACTTCGTTTCCCGCCGTAAGACGTCAATCATCCTGTGATACGCCGTGCTGAAAAGAAAAGACTTTGCCTTATCGTAAGCGATATGCCCCACTTCCTCCCAAAGTTTCATGAAACTATCTTGCACAACATCCTCCGCCATCTCTTTCGACTTGCACATTTTAAGGATAAAACGATACACACCATCGGAGAAATGGTCCACGGCCCGGTTATACTCGGTTCTAGTCATTCTGTTTTACCTTGGTCCATAACTCGACACGTTTCACGTCACGCCAACGCACGTAAACAACTTCTCCCCCCGCCCGGAAGGCCAATACCCCGTCATTCGCCGCTGTCACGTCACACATCGTCCCCAACACCAGCTCGGTTCCCCCCGACAACTTGACCCACGTGTATTTATAGTTTTTAGGTTCTATCTCCTGCACATACTTGAAAGGTACACGGTAAGATATATTCCCGTTCTGCCCGTCCAGTAATTCGAAATCCATGGCCTCATCGAGATCATACACCAGCACCCCTTCCAGCGATAGTCCGTCCCGTGTTTCCACCCTCCCGGACAAACGTTCGGGAGCCGCAAAATCATCATAAACAGGAAGATTCAATTGATCGAGAGGAATGGAACGAAACAGTTTGAAGTCATGCCATCCCACGATCACCTGCCCGACAGACGGCAGGTTGATGGCTATTCCCCGGTTCGTGGCGTTCACGTCGTTTTCTCCCCACATGTAAAGTTCCCTACCACTATGAAGGGTTACCAAGGAAGAGTTTCCCAGCGACTTGATACTCGCTATATTCTTGAATGCCACGGAAACCCCGCTGGATTCCGTCCGCCCGTCGAGTAACGCATCTAGTGAATTCTCGTCCAGATCCCATTGGACAAGCCCCTTGTACATCCCGTAAGGTGTCTCCACGATACCCGCAATGGGACGATCTTTCGGCTCGGGGATCGTGTCAGGTGCGGCAGAGAAAACGATTTCGCTGATATGGTCCCATACCACGCTTTCCGTCTTTCCATTCCGCAGTTCCACGGCAATCCAGTTACCGATGGCAAGCGACCGCCCCCGTTCGAGTTCAGTGACATTTCCCCCTTTCACACCCAATTCAATCCGCCTGTCACCGATCACCCGAATCGATCGAATATTCCCGAAACGACAAGAGAATTCATGCTCCGGCGGGGTATCTCTCCGCCCATCACTGAAACGAACGTTATCGCCCATAATATCCCGATACCGCATATACGGGTTCCCTATCTTTCCCGCAGTGAAAATGTCTGTCCAGTAAAGGTTTTTTCCCCACGTGATGTACCCGCAGATTTTACGATTCATCACCGTAGTCACTTCCCCGTAAATCCGTATTGCTCGACTATTCTGCGCAGACCCGTTAGTCACGCAGGCACAACAGATTAAGCACCCAGTTATCCATGTTTTTAACATACCACTATTTTTGTTTATTAATGGGACGAATGAATCAGGCGAAAAGTTACAAAACGAATGAAGATATAGAAAACAATTTAAATTAAAATCCGGCTCAACAAAAGAGATTACCCCATGTTAAGCCGGATTTAAAATAAATTATATTACGAAATAATATTCTTGATTCATTCTGCATCCAACCGTTTGAATCCTTTCCCTAGAATCTGGTTAGCGTCGAATATCGTCACGAAAGCATTCGGATCAATCTTGTAGATGGCCTGTTGCAAGGTTGCCATCTGCCGACGATTGACCATAGTCATGATCATCTCCTTCTCCGAACGGTTATACATCCCCTGTATCGGCACGATGGAGCCACCACGATGCAGGTCATTCAATATATACGCACGAATCTCCTCGATCTTGTCGGAGATAATAAAGAAACTCTTCTCGGCATTGAACCCTTGCAGGATCATATCAATCGTTTTACCCATGAGGAAAATGGAAAGCCATGAATACATCGGCACCTTCCAGTCCTGAAACATGAGGAAACCGAAGATCACGATACATGAATCGACCATCATCTGCAACTGTCCCAACGGGCGGTGAGTCCACTTGTGGAGGATATTCGACAACACGTCGGTTCCTCCGCTTGATGCGCGACTTTTCATGATCATCCCCACACCGACACCCATGACAACACCACCAAAAATACACGCCAATAACACCTCATCACCCAGCTTGAAAGGATCGAGCGCCACCAAAGGATCCGTGGGAATCGGCTCACCCATCAATGTCAACAGAATCGCAGGCAAGCTATCAGAGAAAACAGCGACAAGGATGAAACAAATAAACGTTTTCACCCCAAAACCGGAACCCAGTACCCGTAGGCCCAGCAAACTCAACGGCAGGTTGAAACACAGTGCGGCCATACCGATCGGGAATCCCCACTTGTGCTGAAGAACGATCGTGATACCATAAATTCCCCCCGGGACAATCTTGTAAGGCGCCATAAAACAACTATACCCCAGAGCCAACACAAAAGCTCCCCCGACGAGTAACGCATACGTCCGGAACCACTCACGGGTAAACGGTTTCTCTTTTAAAAGTATATTCACCATTTCATCTGATTTAAATTCGGCCGCGAATATACACCTCCCCCATCTCACGAAACATGACAAAAGTCATATTTTCGGGGGAAAATGTTTTAATTCGTTATTTAACATTTCAGAATTACCCGTGGCATTGATTTTGTTCGTACGAGAATATTAATTATAATTGCACACTTTTTCCAAATTGTGAAATTAAAATGAGAACAACCTTACTGATTACAAAAGAAAAAATTATCAGCGTGGCACAAAAATTGTTCACTGAAACAAGTTTTTATCGAACTACAATGAAGGATATTGCCCGTGCCGCTAAAGTCAGTCGGCGTACGCTATACACTCATTTTAACAGTAAGGAAGATATTTTTAACCACATTGTAGATCAAAAAATAGAATTAATAGAACAAAAACTCGAACAGGCAGTCAGAACG
The window above is part of the Butyricimonas paravirosa genome. Proteins encoded here:
- a CDS encoding anti-sigma factor family protein; this translates as MITRENYEIYFMEYMDGNLSAREQAEVEAFLLVHPDLRELLDGMDEVRLEVPAEVFGKKEEIKRTVWEREIEYYAIAAAEGVITDEEQAWVDGNVNKDVFEREVETCAKIKVKPDPTCRFEGKAGVYRKSGAVLFVKRYAAIAAVVALGIVVAIYSTKKEEFSMEDLPVTVVKTETILLPGVPEPEAIMEPEIEREQFMKREAEAGETVVVVERVIPPDVIELKKQLKVPVEIMAPQPNEILTSPYEGLQFRASVKEQREPVFQLITRSGKSDNIVNNLIDVGKNVLERLRAKEKKDIESL
- a CDS encoding RNA polymerase sigma factor, whose product is MTRTEYNRAVDHFSDGVYRFILKMCKSKEMAEDVVQDSFMKLWEEVGHIAYDKAKSFLFSTAYHRMIDVLRRETKFGDIETVADRAGEVREEYTGLQEILNMALEKLPPVQKTVILLRDYEAYSYGEIAGITGLNESQVKVYIFRARAFMKAYIRRPDVVV
- a CDS encoding YitT family protein, translated to MVNILLKEKPFTREWFRTYALLVGGAFVLALGYSCFMAPYKIVPGGIYGITIVLQHKWGFPIGMAALCFNLPLSLLGLRVLGSGFGVKTFICFILVAVFSDSLPAILLTLMGEPIPTDPLVALDPFKLGDEVLLACIFGGVVMGVGVGMIMKSRASSGGTDVLSNILHKWTHRPLGQLQMMVDSCIVIFGFLMFQDWKVPMYSWLSIFLMGKTIDMILQGFNAEKSFFIISDKIEEIRAYILNDLHRGGSIVPIQGMYNRSEKEMIMTMVNRRQMATLQQAIYKIDPNAFVTIFDANQILGKGFKRLDAE
- a CDS encoding sigma-54-dependent transcriptional regulator, whose translation is MTKILVIDDERSIRNSMKDILQYEGHEVVLAENGMEGLVSVKSEKPDIVFCDIKMPKMEGIEVLERIKEFSADTPVIMISGHGTIDTAIEAIRKGAYDFIEKPLDLNRILITIKNATDKHLLIHETKTLKNKVSKKYDMIGNSEALNHIRAMIDKVAVSDARILVTGPNGSGKELVAHQLHELSHRKDNAFVEVNCAAIPSELIESELFGHEKGSFTSAIKQKKGKFELANGGTLFLDEIGDMSLNAQAKVLRALQEQKITRVGGDADINVDVRVIAATNKNLKEEIKKGNFREDLYHRLSVIIIDVPPLCQRLEDIDALANHFLTEVCTEMGIAPKTLSPDAIAALKECEWTGNIRELRNVVERLVILCGNTITREDVRMYR
- the hydF gene encoding [FeFe] hydrogenase H-cluster maturation GTPase HydF encodes the protein MGKDNKLHIILLGRRNSGKSSLINALTGQNIAIVSDVAGTTTDLVKRSYEIPDFASVIFIDTAGIDDTGTLGEMRVEKTRNAISQADMALLVITDNRFEEHEQQLAEQLKKLETLFLVIHNKRDEVALTPDLKEKLTATYNCPVIDFSTREDNTTPILDTLKSVWKKDNAPKSLIGDLLTPGDIVLLITPIDSEAPAGRLILPQVQMIRDILDNRCVSIALQPEEVTSFLEKTGIRPRLAIADSQVFKKVAAIISPEIPLTSFSIVLARHKGNFKAYLAGTPRIEELKEGDRILMLESCSHHVSCEDIGRHKIPRWLQEHTGKNFQFDFIVGLDAITRPITDYAMVIQCGGCMITGKQLKNRLQPAIDAGIPVSNYGMTIAYLHGIFERATKELTDFKF